The following is a genomic window from Sphingobacterium spiritivorum.
GAGCCATTTTTCAGGTCATTTATAAATACTTATTATCAGACTACTGATGCTAAATCGCGGATAAAGGCTGTGGTCAATTTTATATCCGGCCAGCATATACCCAGTACAAAAATACCTGCACTGCTGCAGGAAAGACTGAAGGAAATAGGGAAGAGCTCCTCTCCCACTATCCAGCATATAAATTACAAGTGGTGGCAACGCGCCTTTAAAAAACATTTTGGACTTGCACCGCAACAGTATATACAGATTCAACGTTTTTTGAAAGCTTACGCTTTGTTGGAAGCCTCTTCTTCCTTGTCTCTGAATGATGTCGCTTACAAAATCGGCTATTACGACAGTAATCATCTATTGAAGGATTTCAATAAATATATAGGGCAATCTCCTAAAGCATATTTTAAAACCGGATTACTGTAAAGGGATATTATTCGGAACTATAAAGTGACATCTTTTTTAATAGAAACTCCAGCCCATTATGCTGTTGTGGAGGGAAAGTAACACTGATCTCTCCAACAATCTGATTATTAACGATCCCTTTGGATGTGATGGTGACATTCCCATATCCGGCCAGCTCATCTACATTTGTTCGCCAATCCTGTGATACAGGTATATCCATATCTTTAAGTATGGTCGGAATGCGGTTTGTCTGTACGACTGCAGAAAATTTATTATTCCTGATTATCCTTTCAAAATGCTTATTCGCCACTGATTGAGTTTTCCCTTCCTTTATTTCCTCCAGCTCTGCCCGATCATTGGATACAAACACAAGATCTTCCTGACACATCATATATATCGGAAATCCATGACCCCTATTTCGTTCAATCTCAAAAATATCTTTATTCAAGGTAGCCTTTTTCATTGCGACAGCAAGTTGCAAACCACTCAGCAACAGACGCTGATCTTTAGATGTAAACATCCAGACAAAGCGTGGAACTGTCTCTTCTTTTGTACGCTTTACTTCCTTCAGATCATAGTCATTATTATATTCATAATCTGTATACTCAGTCCTTAGTTTTGTCACTCCGTTGAGAAGTACCAGATGATCGCCCGGCATTATTTTGGCTAATGCCTGTTCATCAAAAACAACATCCATTGCTAAAGCCAAAAACGGAGCAATTTCAGGTTCTTTACCAAACAGGCTACCAAAGCGCTTTGAGATATATGTTGGCAGCTCCTTCATATAGGCTTCGGAATTGATATTTAAGGATAGAAAACCTACTGTTTGCGCTTTGAAATAGCGGAAGAACTTAGGATTAGGTTTTTGATTATAAATACGCTTGGCAACCTGCAGCAAATCTTTATCCAAATCTACCCTTGTCTTCAGTTTCAGAGTCTGTTCTTCAAGCTGAAGATCCAGAAAGGCTTGCCCATATCCGTATCTGAAATAATAGGGCTTAAATCCGTAATACCAGGAACTCATATAGGCTAATGGCAGCAAGCCCAGATATAACTCGTCTACATTTTTGACCCAGGCCCGCATCAACGGCATTTTTTCATGAATTGATTTTAACGTTTTTTCATCTAATCCTTTATGATTTGCCGATAATAAATGCTGCATTTCCTTATCCATCCATTGAACTTCAAGTGCATTCCGGATGGAATCGTTTTTTTGCTGTACACGTTCATGTATGCGTGCTATAGAATCTGAATAATTTTTATCCTCTTCAGTCCAGATATCATTTATATTGATAGTATCAGCTTTTTCTCTTCCAAAATCATAGGCCTCAAATGTCACTTCTTTTTCATCACGGATATCTCCATAGATGACAGATGAAGCAGAGTCAGGCTGCTCTACAATCTCTAAACTATCTATGCCGTCTTCTGTATAACTGTAAATTGAATCCGTCGTAGCGTCTGCTGCTTCATCATAAGAACCGTTTTCTATGTAGACTGGCATTGCTGCCATATCTACATTATCAATTCCATAACGTGTTGCAACAGAATCATTATAGAAAAAATTGTAATTGAGTCCACCTGACAGGATATAAAGTACTTCTTTATTCCAGGCTAATAAAGTTCCGCTAATATTCGTAGCTCTGAGAAATCCGTTTTCCGTTGCCACTTTTCCAATCGTATAAGGCAGCATCGCTTCAAATTTCTCCGGATTATTGAGTGGTAAAATATAACCTAAATAGGATATACTATCTGTATTCTTATGATACATATAACTATACTGTTCCAGATCTATCCCCATGTCTTCCAGATGAACAGACTTTTGCCCTTTTTGCTGTTGGAAAGTATCAAAAAAATTAATCTTGACAAGTAATTCATTGAGCAAATCAGCATTGCTATGCTTTAGAATATCTTTTGTATTAATTACGGCTATAAGGCTTGCTTCTTTGGGTATACGCGTAGCTATGTATTGGGCTTTTGTTTGTAGAATGATCAGAAATGTAAAACTAAAAGCTAAAATTATATTCAATCTACCATTCATATCTTACTTGACTTTTAAAATAAACTCCTACTACTGACACTGTGACACCTGATCAAATGATTAGGTGCACAATGCAGTTTTACTATTCAATACACACACCCTATCAGGATATTAATGCTTTCGCATAGATACGAATCATTATGTTTCAAAGTTAGCCAATCAGCATGGGTAGCACAATCCCCGAAATCAGGGATAGTGATGTACTTTGAAGGATATGTACGTGTCTGTTTTAGCTTTTCTCTCCTTCTAAAGGAGATATCCGGATTTATCGGGGGAAAGATTAATCCATAGAAATTCAGAACCTCTCCCTAACCCTTCCGACGAGTCGGAACAGGTTCTCCTTAAAAATGAGAGGGAATAGTTTTAATGGGATAACTATTTTTGGTCGCGTCTGCCGGTGTCCTCACCGGCAGTATGGTAATTTCAGTTCTATCATTTGGCGGGGACGCTAAATGAAGCTGTTAAAAATTTAAGTTGATGTGTGTTTCATAACCCTTCTCTCCTTTGAAAGGAGAGAAGGGTTATGAAATAAGTTCCAAAAACAGAGAGGTTCTAAAACTAGTTTTAGAACCTCTCTGCATATAAATAAATAGTGGTGATACTTACAACCTTGATCTGCTTTGGTTACCGAAGCGTACTGACAGTCCTAGTTCATGGGTACTGTTTGCAATGTATCTGTTCAGATCACTGTTCTTCAGATTCTGCTGGTAACTGTATGCGATACGAAGTCTCCCCAGATTGAATTCGGCCATTCCCATCAGATCTCCACGTTGTCTGTAACCTGCCCCGATACCGAATTTTTCATGGAAAAACAACATCGCTGAACCGTCAAACTGAACGCCTGTCACAGGACGGTAGCTCGCCAGTAAGCTCGGACGGATATACATCTGGTTATCCAGATCGAAGATGACAGAAGAGGATACATAAAAGGTATTATCCCGCCCAAACTGACGCACATAGTCGGATTCTTTGGACCCGAAAATAGAACGTGGCATCGATACGCCTACATAGTATTTGTCCGGTCTGACCAGCGAAGCGGATAGCCCGTACAACAAGGTCCCGTATTGTACGGTCTGAAACGCCGGATCTCCAGGATCCAGAGAGCTGTAATCTCCACGCTGCTGCGTGTATCCCAGGTTAACGCCAAGACCTACATATTCCTCATCTGAGATCTGAAGGGTTTTGGTAAAGTTTGCCGAGGCTTCGGTACTCCGTTCTACGCCGATCTTGAATTGCTTGAAATTAACGCCTAATGCAATACCTCGGTTACCTATAGCAATGTTGCCATTGAACCAAATACTCTTGGGGGCTCCATCTACACCCGCCCACTGGTAACGGTACAAAAGGGCGGCGTCTCCTTCACCTCCTTTCAATAGCGCATTGTAACTCGGATTCAGCATCTTACCGAACGAGCCCGATAGCGCCGGATCTATATACTGCTGACCACAGCACAGGCTGACAAATAGCATCAATAATGTGCCTGATATTATCTTCTTCAAGTTCATATTCCTTGTTATTTCTGTTTTGTTATACTTTGTTGTTCTCAAAAGGTTGCTGTATTGCAGCAAGCACAGGGCTCTGCAATACAGCTTTTTCCTTTTTAATATCTGACCACGAAGAAGCCTTTGTCATAAACCCATTTACCGTTGATCTTTACTTCAAGCATGTAGAAGTACGTACCGGCTGGTACTGCACGACTTTCCTTGTAGCCATCAAAGCGGTTGCTGTGGTTATCGTAGCCTTTTAACTCCTGAACCAGGTTACCGTTGGCATCGAAGATGCCGATCTTGTTCTCCGGATACTCATCGATTCCTTCAATTCGAAGGTAATCGTTGATGCCATCTCCGTTTGGTGATACCGCTGGGTGCACACGAACCGGAAGTTTGGCGCCGTCTTCGTTGCGTACACGAAGTTCGCGGGTAACCGCATCAGCGGCTATGTAGTTCGCATCTCCGGACTGTTCTGCACGGATAAGCGCAAGACCTACGCCTCTCACTGTCACTTCCTGATTACCTGTAACTTCAGCAACAAGCGTATTGTCACTGTAGATTTTGATCGGTAGCGGACTGTTGCTGCTGATATCAAGGGTCAGGGTACCTGCATCACGATATACAGCCGGGATCTCTTTAAACGTGATCACCTGTTTGGCTTTATTGATCTTCAGGGTAGCCTGCAGATTGAGGTTGGTATAGTTGATACCTCCGTCTATGGTTGCTGTAATTGCATACGTACCGGCCGCTGTCTGATTGTTTCCGGTGTAGCTAACGGTCGTACCTGCAGGAAGCGTACCTGCAATAAGGATGGACTTCGCGGATGCATCGTAGGTGAAGCTGGCATCACTCAGGGTAATACCGCTGATCGTAGCTTTGGTGATCGTCAGATTTGCTCCTGCATAGGTGATTGTATAGTTCGAGGCTGTCAGATCATTGTTGCTGATTGCATACGTACCTACATTTTCACCTGTGGCACGTTTCAATGTACCCGTCACTACAGTAGCGGCATCATTGTTCACCAGACCGGTTACTTTATACGTCAATGCAGGATCTGCTGTACCGTAGACTTTGGTCTTCGCATCCGCGGTAACAGTCAGATTTGCTTTAGTAATCGTAAGATCGGCTCCTGAATACGTAATTGTGTAGTTAGAAGCAGTGAGATCGTTATTACTGATCGCATACGTACCCACATTTTCACCTGTGGCACGTTTCAATGTACCCGTCACTACAGTAGCGGCATCATTGTTCACCAGACCGGTTACTTTATACGTCAATGCAGGATCGGCTGTTCCATAGACCTTA
Proteins encoded in this region:
- a CDS encoding PorP/SprF family type IX secretion system membrane protein — translated: MNLKKIISGTLLMLFVSLCCGQQYIDPALSGSFGKMLNPSYNALLKGGEGDAALLYRYQWAGVDGAPKSIWFNGNIAIGNRGIALGVNFKQFKIGVERSTEASANFTKTLQISDEEYVGLGVNLGYTQQRGDYSSLDPGDPAFQTVQYGTLLYGLSASLVRPDKYYVGVSMPRSIFGSKESDYVRQFGRDNTFYVSSSVIFDLDNQMYIRPSLLASYRPVTGVQFDGSAMLFFHEKFGIGAGYRQRGDLMGMAEFNLGRLRIAYSYQQNLKNSDLNRYIANSTHELGLSVRFGNQSRSRL
- a CDS encoding helix-turn-helix domain-containing protein translates to MPINFLTAIHAQNQENYIQIPLEKGLESFIEGIYEFDGTMLCEQVALFSDGYPALILMPFCSDTVTVRNTTSHITLGSIWICGGIIQRSFLQSAKPEGTIRIVRFRAPAFFRLFDLQPDCFESQPVYDLTNSSEPFFRSFINTYYQTTDAKSRIKAVVNFISGQHIPSTKIPALLQERLKEIGKSSSPTIQHINYKWWQRAFKKHFGLAPQQYIQIQRFLKAYALLEASSSLSLNDVAYKIGYYDSNHLLKDFNKYIGQSPKAYFKTGLL